The proteins below are encoded in one region of Microbacterium pygmaeum:
- a CDS encoding DUF4383 domain-containing protein: protein MRTSPNRLVATIFGAVYILVGLLGFAVTGGVGFLATEGGLLLGIFEVNPLHNIAHLLIGAALLIAGLMSARAAKTVNIIVGAAYLLLGIVGFFLVGTALNVLALNTFDHFLHLGSAIVLLGVGLAAERGTRANLSGRTA, encoded by the coding sequence ATGCGCACGTCACCGAATCGACTCGTCGCCACGATCTTCGGCGCGGTCTACATCCTCGTCGGACTTCTCGGCTTCGCCGTGACCGGCGGCGTCGGATTCCTCGCCACCGAGGGCGGACTGCTCCTCGGCATCTTCGAGGTCAACCCGCTGCACAACATCGCTCACCTGCTGATCGGCGCCGCACTGCTGATCGCCGGGCTGATGTCGGCACGCGCTGCCAAGACCGTGAACATCATCGTGGGCGCCGCCTACCTGTTGCTCGGCATCGTGGGGTTCTTCCTCGTCGGCACCGCGCTCAACGTGCTGGCGCTGAACACGTTCGACCACTTCCTGCACCTGGGCAGCGCGATCGTGCTCCTCGGTGTCGGACTCGCCGCCGAGCGTGGCACACGGGCGAACCTGTCCGGCCGCACCGCCTGA